One stretch of Anaerolineae bacterium DNA includes these proteins:
- the rpsG gene encoding 30S ribosomal protein S7 has protein sequence MPRRNRPERREIPPDVKYNSVMVAKFINRVMQRGKKSLAERIVYQAMDIIAQRTGKPALEVFERAVREVMPVVEVRPRRVGGATYQVPVEVEPHRSMALAMRWIIQSARKRPGKTMAEKLANELLDAYNGTGASIKKKEDTHKMAEANRAFAHYRW, from the coding sequence ATGCCAAGACGCAATCGTCCTGAGCGACGTGAGATTCCGCCTGACGTCAAATACAACAGCGTCATGGTTGCCAAGTTCATCAACAGGGTCATGCAGCGCGGCAAGAAAAGTCTGGCGGAACGCATTGTCTACCAGGCCATGGATATCATCGCCCAGCGCACCGGCAAGCCGGCGCTGGAAGTGTTCGAGCGCGCCGTGCGCGAGGTGATGCCCGTGGTCGAAGTGCGGCCCCGGCGCGTCGGCGGCGCCACCTACCAGGTGCCAGTCGAGGTCGAGCCGCATCGCAGTATGGCTCTGGCTATGCGCTGGATCATTCAGTCTGCACGAAAGCGGCCGGGCAAGACGATGGCCGAGAAGCTTGCCAACGAGTTACTCGATGCCTATAACGGCACGGGTGCGTCCATTAAAAAGAAAGAAGATACGCACAAGATGGCAGAGGCCAACCGCGCCTTTGCTCACTACCGCTGGTAG